The genomic segment GATCACGAACGTCATCAAGGGCTACGCGAAGAAGGACGCGGCCGCGTCGAAGGCCACGGGGATGCCAGGCAACAACGGGAAAGCGCCGTGGAAGAAGTGACGCGGGTGTACGAGCTGCCGTACCCACCGTCGGTCAATCACTACTGGCGGCGCGTGGGCTGGCGGACGCTGATCAGCCGCGAGGGAAGGCGCTACCGCAGGGATGTGGTGGCGCTCCTCGCGGCGTCGCGGGCTAGGCCGATGCGCGGTGCGCTCATCGTGCGCGTAAAGGTCTTTCCGCCCGACGGCCGGCGGCGAGACCTCGACAACCTACAGAAGGCCCTTCTTGACGCCCTCGAACGCGGCGGCGCGTTCGCCGACGACAGCCAGGTCGCGCGGCTCGAAGTGGAACGCGCCGACATCGTGCCCGGCGGCAAGGTCATCGTGGAGATCGCGGAGCGAACGTAAATGGAGTTGCGACCGTACCAACGCCAGGCCGTCGAGGCCGTGTACGACTTCCTGCGCACGCGGGACGACAATCCGTGCGTGGTGATCCCTACCGCCGGCGGCAAGACGCCGGTGATGGCCACGATCTGCCGCGATGCCGTGCAGCTCTGGGAAGGCCGTGTGCTGATCCTCGCGCACGTCAGAGAGCTGCTCGAGCAGGCGGCCGAGAAACTGCACCTCGTCGCGCCAGACCTGCCGGTCGGCATCTACTCGGCGGGGCTGAAGCGCCGTGACTTGGGCTACGCCGTCACCATCGCCGGCATCCAGTCGATCTACGAGAAGGCATGCGATGTCGGGACGGTCGATCTGGTCATCGTCGACGAGGCCCACCTGATCCCGCCCGACGGCGAGGGAATGTACCGCACGTTCCTGACGGACGCCCGAAAGATCAATCCACAACTCCGGGTGATCGGCATGACGGCCACGCCGTTCCGGATGAAGAGCGGGATGATCTGCGCGCCGGAAAACATCCTCAATGCGGCCTGCTTCGAGATCGGCGTCCGCGAGCTGATCGTGCAGGGCTTCCTGTGCCCGCTGCGGACGAAGGCGGGAACGCAGCGCCCCGACTACGACCAGCTCCACGTGCGCGGCGGTGAATATGTCGCCGGCGAGGTCGAGGACTTGATGGACGAGGACAACCTCGTCCTGTCGGCCTGCCGCGAGATCGTCGAGCACACGCAGGGCCGAAAGAGCGTGCTGATCTTCGCGTCGGGCGTCCGGCACGGCCAGCATGTTTGTCGCGTCATGGTGGAGCGGCACCAGGTCGAGTGCGGCTTCGTCTGCGGAGAGACGCTGCCGTTCGAGCGCGACAATCTGCTGAAGCGGTTCCGCGATGGCGCGCTGAAGTACCTCTGCAACGTCAACGTCCTGACCACCGGATTCGACGCGCCCAACATCGACTGCGTAGCGATGGTGCGCCCGACGCTCTCGCCGGGCCTGTATTACCAGATGGTCGGACGCGGCTTCCGGTTGCATCCGGGCAAGGCCGATTGCCTCATTCTGGACTTCGGCGGCAACGTGCTGCGGCACGGCCCGGTCGATCAGCTTCGCGTCAGCCCTTCGGCGAACGGCAACGGCGAAGCGCCGGCGAAAGAGTGTCCGCAGTGCCACGCGATCATCGCGGCCGGTTACGCCAACTGCCCGGAATGCGGCCACGAGTTTCCGGATCGCAACCACCGCAAACACGAGGCCACGGCCAGCAGCGAGGGGATTCTCTCCGACCAGACGACGCGGACCGAGCATGATGTCACCGACGCCTTCTACAGCGTTCACATCAAGCGGGGTGCGCCGCCCGATGCGCCGCGCACCATGCGCGTCGATTACCGCGTCGGCTTCAACGAGTACGTCTCCGAGTGGGTCTGCTTCGAGCACACGGGTTTCGCGCGCCAGAAGGCCGAGCAATGGTGGGCGCGGCGCTCGAATGAACCGGTGCCCGCGAACGCGGATGAAGCGGTCGAGTTGGCGGACGCCGGCGCGCTGACTCCGACATCGGAGATCACGGTCGAGCGCAAGGCTGGCGAGAAGTTCGACCGCGTCGTGGCGTACCGCCTGGGCGAAAAGCCGCCGCGCCTCGATTCCGAAGAAGGCCTGCCTGAGGAAATACCCGTCGTCGAAAACGAGGAGGTGCCGTTTTGATCGATGCCCCTCGTGTCGCGCCGACGATCCGCCGGTTCCTCGAGCTGCTGTTCCAGCCGGGGGACGTATTCGAGGTCCGCGTGCCGGATTGCCGTGAGCGCCGCGATGCCCGGTACGCATTCACCTGCTCGGGCTACTTCACCTTCGAGACGATGGATGCGGCGGTCGCCGGGATCGTGGAACTGGATCGTTCGGCCATTGCCCCCGGCATCTATGTGACGATCAATCCCGTTGCGCCGGCGCTTCTGGCCCGCGCCGCCAACCGAATCAAGCCCCGGGCGCGCGAAACGACGCAGGACAAGGACATCCTACGTCGCTGCTGGTTGCTGATCGACGTCGACCCTGGCCGGCCGGCGGGCGTCAGCGCCACCGAAGCCGAACTGGCGCTGGCGCACACGAGGGCCCGCGCGATCACCGAGTATCTGGCATCGGCAACATGGCCGGTCCCGATTCTGGCCATGTCAGGGAATGGCTACCACTTGCTGTACCACATCGACCTGCCGGCGGACGACGGCGGGTTGGTCAAGGGCGTCCTCGCGGCGCTGGCCGATCGATTCAGCGACGACGTCGTCGTGGTGGACCGCGCGGTCCACAACCCGGCGCGGATCGTCAAGGTAATCGGGACGGTCTCCCGCAAGGGCGATGAGCTTCGCGGTGCGGCCGGTCAAGACGACCGTCCACATCGACGGTCCGAGTTCGTCGAAGTGCCCGAGCAGCTCGTCGCCGTACCCGAGGAACTCCTACGGGCCGTGGCGAACGCCAAGGACGGCTCGGACGACGCGGCACGGGCCAACGTCGCGGCCCCCGTGGCCAACGTGGGCGGCGACAACGGCCGGTTCGACTGCACCCCGGCTGGCGTCCGGGCCTGGCTCGAGGCCCGACGCGTGACCGTGAAGGGCGAGCGCCGCAACGGCGACAAAACGCTGCTCCTTTTGGAGCGCTGCCCGATCAACCCGGAAATCGTCTCCAACGGCGGCTCCGACATCGCCGTGATGGTCGGCGACGACGGCATGCTCGCTTACTGCAACAAGCACAATCGCGGTCAGGCGTACACATGGCACGACCTGCGACGGGCGCTTGATCCGGAATACGAAGCCCGCGCAGCCGATGACGGCAGCGTCGATCTGTCCGCGTTCGGCGTCTCCGCGCACGACGCGCCGCCAGCCAGCGCGGGTGACACGCAACCGATCGATCCCGGCCCATTGCCTGAAGAACTCCTGCGCATCCCCGGTTTCGTGAGCGAGGTGATGGACTTCTGCCTGGAGACCGCGCCCTACCCGAATCTGGCACTGGCGTTCGGCGGCGCGCTGGCGTTGCAGGCGTTCCTGGCCGGCCGCAAGGTGCGCGATCCCGGCGACAACAGGACCAACATATATGTCCTGGCCCTGGCGCATTCCTCCGCCGGCAAGGATGCACCTCGCAAGCTCAATACGCAGATCATCAATGCAGTGGGGTTCGCCCGCTGCCTTGGCGAACGCCTGGCCTCGGGCGAGGGCGTGCAGGATGCGCTCTTCGCCGATCCGGCCATGCTGGTCCAGACGGACGAGATCGACAGCATGCTCCAGTCGATCAACAAGTCCCGCGATGCCAGGCACGAGAGCATGATGAGCACGCTGCTGACGCTGTACTCATCGTCGAACAGCGTGTATCCGATGCGCCGCAAGGCGGGGAAGGAATACCCCGGCGTCATCGACCAACCGTGCCTAGTCATCTTCGGCACGGCGATTCCCAACCACTACTACGAGGCCCTTTCGGAGCGGATGCTCACGAACGGATTCTTCGCCCGCATGCTGATCCTCGAGGCAAGCCAGCAGAGACGGGGCCAGGAATCATCAATCCGCGAACTGCCGCCACGCATCACGGCGACGGCGAAGTGGTGGGCGGAATACCGTCCCGGCGCTGGCAATCTTGCGGGTTGTCATCCCGCGCCCGCCATCGTCGAGCAGACGGAGGATGCGCGACGGGTGCTGGCGGAGACGCGCGAGGAGGCGGACGCGGAGTACAACAAGGCCCAATCCGCGCAGGACGCCGTCGGAACAACGGTCTGGGGTCGGGTCAGCGAGCAGGCGCGAAAACTCTCCCTGATCTACGCGGTCAGCGAAAACCACGTCGAGCCGCGCATCGGCGTCGAGGCGGCCCGCTGGGCGTCGCGTCTCGTCACGCACCAGGTCCGGCGGATGCTCTTCATGGCCGCCGGCCACGTGGCCGAGAACCCGTTCCATGCCGATTGCCTGCGATTGCTGAAGAAACTGCGCGAAGCGCCAGACCACGCCCTGCCCCACCACGTGCTGCTCAAACGCATGAAGACCGACGCCAAGAGCTTCCGCGAGCTGATCGAGACGCTCGTGCAGCGCGGCGACGTCGTGATCGACGCCGTGGCGACCGAGGGCCGGACCAGGACCGTGTATCGCTTGGTGGGGAACGAAGGTGAACAAGCGTGAACGAAGCGGTGAACGAAGTCGTGGGGAACAAAGGGAAAGATGGGTGAACGAAGATGTGTAGGCCGCGCCGCGAGTTACGTGCTTCTTTCCCTCTTTCACCCGCACGGCGTGCGGGCATGAATACATATTACTTCTCTTCTTCTTTCTCTCTTTCACCCGCTACCCGCACGCGCACCTGCACCCGCGCACGCGCGTACGCGAGGGGAAGGGGTGAAGGAGGGAAGGAAGTTGGGTCCTACCTGGCCCAAGTCGCCAGCCGAGGCCCGCGGGAACAGCCACGAATCCAGACAGAGTTTGTTGCGCTTGGCCGATCCCCAGCCAGGCCGCCACGGGGCGCGCCCCGTTGGGCCGTGGGCCAACGGACGCCGCCGGTGCGTCCTGGCCTACGCCTTGGCCGCCCCGTTGGCCCCGGGGCGGCCCACGTTGGCGCCCGGGCGACGCGGCGCGGACGAGCCGGGCGTTTCTACGGCCTCGGCGGCCCTGTTGCGACGTGGGCCAACGGGGCGCGTCTTGGGCGAACCGGCGGCTGGGACGCCGTCGGATAGGGCGATGACAAGGAGGTCAACGTGAACATCGAACTGCGGCCGCTGGCCGCGATCAAGCCGTATGAGAAAAACCCGCGGATCAACGACGCGGCGGTAGACGCCGTCGCCGAGTCGATCCGGCGGTTCGGGTTCCGCCAGCCGATCGTGGTGGACGCCGATGGCGTCATCGTCTGCGGGCATACGCGCTATCGCGCGGCGCAGAAGCTGGGCCTGGCCGAGGTGCCGGTCCACGTGGCCACGGACCTGACGCCGGAGCAGATCCGGGCGTACCGCATCGCCGACAACAAGACCGCCGAGCTGGCGGAATGGAACCTGGAGCTCCTGCCGATCGAGCTGGCCGAGCTGAAGGACGCCGGCATCGACTGGTCGCTGCTGGGGTTCGACGCCGACGAGCTGGCCGTCATGCTCGACCCCGGCGTGAAGCCGGGGCTGACCGACCCGGACGACGTGCCCGAGCCGCCGGACGAAGCCATCACCCAGCCGGGCGACCTGTGGATTCTGCGCAACGCGGACGGCATCGAGCACCGACTGGTCTGCGGCGACAGCGCATCCGCGGCGGACGTGGACCTGCTTCTGGCCGTCGATCCCGTGAAAGCTCTTGAGTTGCCAGCCGGCTCAGACGTCAAACCGAAGCTGTTGCCGATCCACCTGATCAACACCGACCCGCCTTACAACGTCCGCGTCGAGCCGCGCAGCAACAACGCCATCGCGGCGGGCCTCTCGTCGTTCGGTACGCCCGATGCACTCACGCACCACCAGGGGTTCGACCTGGCGCGCCGCCCGGAGATCGCCAAGCCAACGCACGCCAAGCTGCGGCCCAAAGACCGGCCGCTGGCCAACGACTTCGTGAGCGACGCCGAGTTCGACCGGCTGCTGCACGCGTGGTTCGGCAACATCGCCCGCGTGCTCGCGCTCGGTCGCGGCTTTTACATCTGGGGCGGGTACGCCAACTGCGGCAACTACCCACCGGTGCTGAAGGCCTGCGAACTGTATTTCTCGCAGGCGATCATCTGGGTCAAAGAGCATCCGGTCCTGACCCGCAAGGACTTCATGGGCAACCACGAGTGGTGCTTCTACGGCTGGAAAGAGGGCGCCGCCCACCGGTACTTCGGCCCCAACAACGCGGTGGGCGTCTGGCCGACAAACCGACCCGCGTATAAACCGGGTCAAAGCCACGAGTTGCGATACTTGCCTGCCTGTGCGTCGCATGCGGACAGGCCCCAGCCCCCGCGCCGGTCCTCCCCCAAAAAAAAATCTCTACAACGCCCGAAAAACCTTGATAATTGGGGGGGGGGGGGCGGGGGTACAATGGCGGGTAGGAGCGCGCCAGGTTCATGGCCTGGCGCGAGGGCAGGAGGAGCTCTCAGCTCGCAAAACGCATCACATTATTGAGGAGTGAATTATGAAAGGCATCATGAGACTTCTGGCGGCGGTGGTGGTCTGCGCGGGCGCGGCCGGCGCGCGGGCGAGCATCGTCATCGACACCGTCCCCGTCGGCAACGCCGGCAACGCGGGGGACACGCGGTACGACGTTGGCGGTTATGGCGCGGTCGGCTACGCGTTCAACATGGGCAAATTCGAGGTGACGGCCGGTCAGTACACCGCGTTCCTCAACGCCGTGGCCGCGACGGATACCTACGGGCTGTACAACACGGACATGGGAAGCTTTCCCAACCTTGGCGCCAACATTCAGCGCAGCGGCTCGTCGGGCAGCTACACCTACAGCGTGGCGGCGGACTGGGCCAACCGGCCGGTGAACTACGTCTCCTGGGGCGACGCGGCGCGGTTCGCTAACTGGCTGCACAACGGCCAACCGACGGGGGCGCAGGGGCTGAGCACCACCGAGGACGGCTCGTACTTCCTCAACGGGGCGACGAGCAATGCGGCGCTCATGGCCGTCACGCGAAAGCCCAACGCTACCTGGGTGATTCCCAGCGAGGACGAGTGGTACAAGGCGGCGTACCACAAGAACGACGGCGTGACCGGCAACTACTGGGACTACCCGACCGGCACGAACGCGGTCCCCAACAACGGGAACCCCGGAGGCGATACCGGCAACTCGGCGAACTTCTACGATGGCGATTCCACGATCGGAGGCCCCTACTGGCGGACGAACGCGGGGTTCTTAGGGCTTTCCGACAGTCCGTACGGCACGTTCGACCAGGGCGGGAACGTGTGGGAGTGGAACGAGGCGAACCTCTTCGGTTCGTCTCGCGGGTTTCGGGGCGGATCGTTCAACGCCAACGACCTCTACCTGCACGCGTCGTACCGCAACGGCAACAACCCGACGGTCGAGTACTACAGCATCGGGTTCCGTGTCTCCGAGGTTCCTGAGCCAGGCAGCCTGGCGATGCTGGCCTTCGCAGGAGTAGGGATGCTGGTCAGGCGAAGGGGGCTGGGACGATAGCCCTTTGTCCTTTGTCTCTTTTACCCTTTATCCGGGGCGGGCGCCGGCCCGCCCCGGTCCTTCGCCGCCGAAGGCGGCGCGCGAATTTATTTTGAGCCATGCGCACGCGCCGCATCAGCGAGGATTCCCGCAACGAGCCTCCCGTTCTGCTGGTCAAGTGGTACGACGTGACGAAGTGGCTGCTGGAGCGCGTGGACAACTTCCCGAAGAACCAGCGGTTCATTTTCGGCCAGCGGATTGCCGACCGAACGTTGAACGTCCTGGAAGTGCTGGTGGAAGCGGCTTACTCCGCCCGCAAGGTGGACCTTCTGGCGCGGGCCAACCGTCACATCGAGGTGTTGCGCTGGCTGATCCGCATGGCCACCGACCGCAAGCTGCTCACGCCGCGGCAGTACGAGTATTGCTGCATGGGCCTCAACGAGTGCGGCCGGATGGTCGGGGGCTGGTGGAAACAGGCGGCGGCGAAGGAGCGAAACGCCTATGCACCGCGTGAAGAACCTCTTTGAGCAGGTCTGCTCGATGCGGAACCTCCACCTTGCGGCCAGGGAGGCCCTGCGGGGCAAGCGGACGCGCCTGCCCGGGGCGCGCTTCTTCGGCGAACAGGAAAAGGAACTGGCGGCCCTGCACGAGGAATTGTCTTCCGGGACCTATCGGCACGGCGCTGATCGCTACTTCTGGATTCACGATCCCAAGGAACGGCTGGTGGCGGCGGCGCCGTTCCGCGACCGGGTGGTCCATCACGCCATCGTGCGGGTCATCGAGCCGATTTTCGAGAAGCGATTCATCGAGGACTCCTACGCCTGCCGCACCGGCAAGGGCACGCACGCGGCCATGCGGCGGGCGCTACACTTCGCTCGCGGGCATCGCTACGCGCTGAAGTGCGACGTGTTGAAGTTCTTCCCGAGCGTCGACCAGCAGGTGCTGTTGGGCTTGGTCGGTCGCGTGATCGCCGACCGGGAGGTTCTCGAGCTGCTGGGGCGCGTGTTGGCCAGCCACGCCGACGCAGAGTTCCCCGAGTGGCGGCCGAGAGGCGGGCTGTTCGATTACGAAATCCGCCGGACGGGCCTGCCGATCGGCAACCTGACCAGCCAGTTCCTGGCGAATGTGTACCTGAATCCGCTGGACCACTTCGTCAAGCACGAGCTGCGCGTAAAGGGGTATGTCCGGTACATGGACGATTTTCTGCTGTTCGGCGACGCCCGCGCCGCGTTGAAGGGCTGCGGCGCGAGGATCAAAGACAAGTTGTCCGAGATGTGCCTGCGGATGCACCCGGACAAGTATCGTCTACTGCCGACGGACAAGGGCGTGGACTTTGCGGGGTTCGTGGTGTTCGCGGACGGGCGGGTGCGGGTCCGATCCTCGTCGGTGCGGCGCTTTGATCGGCGCTATCGCCGGATGCTGTGGGAGGTAAATCGCAAACGGCGCGTCCCTGCCGACCTGACCATGCGCGTGCGGGCTTGGGGCGCTCACGTCGCCCACGCGCAGAGCTACGGGCTGCGCGCGGACGTGCTGGGCCGCCGGAGGAAGGCTCTCTGTGGGTGACCGGGAAGCGACATCGGTTCGTATCGCGGGTTGCGGGGCGGATCGTTCAACAACAACGACAACAACCTGCACGCGTCGAACCGCAACAACAACAACCCGACGAACGAGAACAACAACATCGGGTTCCGTGTCTCCGAAGCCCCTGAAACTCAGGCGGCGCAAGCCTGCGGCCTGATCCGGGCGGGAGGACAAAGCTCGCCCGGCCGAGCCGTGCTCAGGGACCACCCGGTCGTCCGGCGTGCCCGCTGCAACCGTGCAAAGCCTTGGCCAAGCATGGGCGAAGCGGGCAGGCGAAGAAGAAGGCCCGGCCGTGGTGAGTAGCAACAGCGAAAGGCGCGGCCGGGCCGCTATTTTCGTCAGCATAATCTCCAGCCTCTCTTGGCCAGTGCGTGACGCGCGAACGCATTCTCGCCGGCGCGATCCTCGGCCTGGCCGGGCCCGGGCGCAAGATCGCCGGGTTGATGACGCTGACGGTCGTGCGCCCCGACGACCTTGCCGACCGCATCCTCGACCGCGATAAGCATCCGCAGTGGCAGGGCGAGCGGACCAAGATGGTCTACGCCTGGCCGACGAACGAGGCGCTGTGGGCGCGCTACGCCGAGCTGTGGCGCGAGGGAATGCGGGCCGATCGGGGCATCGCCGACGCGACCGAGTTCTACCGCGCCAACCGTGAGGCGATGGACGAGGGAGCTGTCGTCGCCTGGCCGCAACGGCACCATCCCGACGAGCTGTCGGCCATCCAGCACGCGGTGAATCTGAAACTGGATCGCGGCGAGGCGGCGTTCTGGGCGGAGTATCAGAACGAGCCGCTGCCCGAGGAGCAGGTCGACGATGATCTGCTGACCGCCGACCAGATCGCCGCGAAGGTCAATGGCCTGAAGCGTGGCGAGGTGCCGCTCGGCGCGACGGCGCTGACCATGTTCATCGACGTGCAGGGGAAGGCGCTGTTCTGGCTCGTGGCCGCGTGGGAGGACGACTTCACCGGCTACGTCATCGACTACGGCACGGAGCCGGAGCAGAAGGAGGCGTACTTCACCCTGCGCGACATCCGTCGCACGTTGACCAGCACCGCATCCCGCGCCGGGCTGGAAGGCGCGATCTACGCCGGGCTGGAACGCCTCTGCGACCGGACGCTCGGCCGCGAGTGGCGGCGCGACGCTGAGGGCGACCAGGGAGGAAGCCCGAAGGCGGTGGTGCGGATCGACCGCTGTTTGATTGACGCAAACTGGGGCAGCTCGTCGGACGTCGTGTATCAGTTCTGCCGGCAATCGCAGTACGCCAGCGTCGTCATGCCGTCACACGGGCGCTACGTCGGGGCGTCGTCGATCCCGTTCTCTGAATACCGTCGCAAACGCGGCGACCGCGTAGGCCTGAACTGGCGCATCCCGGTCATCACCGGCAAGCGTGCCACGCGACATGTCGTGTTCGACACGAACTACTGGAAGTCCTTCGTCCATGCCCGGCTCGCCGTCCCGATGGGCGACCCCGGCTGCCTGTCGTTGTACGGCCGCAAGCCCGAGGCGCATCGCCTGATCGCCGAGCACCTGACCGCCGAGTACCGCGTGAAGACCGAAGGGCGCGGGCGCACCGTCGACGAGTGGAAGCTGCGCGTCGCGCAAAGTCGGCGGAGCCCTTGAAGGCTTCCCGGTTCACAACCGATCGGGTATCCTGGTCCACGACTCGAACTGCACGAATTGCGGGAGAAGCGAAGGCATGGCGGTTTGCGACCCGATACCCGTGATCGACCTGTTCGCGGGACCGGGCGGGCTGGGCGAGGGCTTCAGCGCTGCCCGCTTCCGCGGCCAGCACATCTTTCGCATCGCCCTCTCGATTGAAAAAGACCCGCACGCCCACGCCACGCTCATGCTGCGGGGCTTCTTCCGCCAGTTTACGGGCCGTCGCGTTCCAGAGGCCTATTACGAACATCTGCGCGGCGAGCTGGCTCGTGATGACCTGTACGCCCGTTACCCGGCCGAGGCACAGCGTGCCGCCCAGGAGGCGTGGCACGCGGAACTCGGCGGTGCATCGGCGCCGCCGGACCTCGTGCGCCGACGGATCCGCCAATCGCTGGCCGGAGCGAAAGCGTGGGTGCTCATCGGCGGTCCGCCGTGCCAGGCCTACTCGATCGCCGGCCGGTCGCGGAACCGCGGAATACGTGGATACGCGCTCGAGCGGGACGGTCGTCATCGCCTGTACGAAGAATACCTCCGCATCGTCGCGGACCTGTGGCCACCGGTCTTTGTGATGGAGAATGTCAAGGGCCTGCTGTCAACAACGATCCGGGGTGAGCTGCTGTTTGAACGCATGTGCGATGATCTTAGTGATCCGGCCCGTACCCGGCCGCGCCAGAAGCGGCGACGGTATCGCATTCTTTCACTCGGGGAGAAGGTGGAACGGAGCCCGTTCGATGGCGACTCCGTCCAGAGCTTTGTGGTCCGTGCTGAACGCCACGGGATTCCACAAGCCCGACATCGCGTAATCCTGCTTGGAATTCGGGAGGACCTGGGGGACATAACACCGCCAGTACTGCGAAGTCAAGAAGCAGTCCCCGCCGATGCCGTCCTGCAAGGACTTCCCCGGTTGCGTAGCGGTCTGTCGAGAGCATCGGGACGTATGTCGAAGTACGCAGGCGGCCAGGACGTCTGGCTCAACGCTATAAAACGTGAGATTAACAGCAGGTGGGTTGACGGAAACCACGGAATCGACAATAGGGAAACTGTCCGTGAACTCATCCGCTCAACCATCAAAGAACTGTGTGTTCCACCGGCGGATCGAGGTGCGGAGTTCGTCCGCGGACAGGTCACCGTCAACTACGAGCCGGAATGGTTTCTGGATGACAGGATCGGTGGAGCATGTAACCACGCTTCGCGGGCACATATGGACCGTGATCTGCACCGCTACCTGTTCGCAGCGTGCTACGCGGCGGTCAATCACCGGTCGCCGCGGATGAAGGACTTCCCGCCCGATCTGCAGCCGAATCACCGCAACGTGGCTGCGGCGATCAACGGCGGTTACTTTGACGACCGTTTCCGTGTGCAGCTCAGGAACGAGCCAGCAACGACAATTACCAGCCACATCCATAAGGACGGCCATTACTACATTCACCCGGATCCGTCACAGTGCAGAAGCCTCACCGTCCGCGAAGCGGCGCGGATTCAGACATTTCCCGATAACTATTACTTCACAGGGTTGCGCTCGCAGCAGTACATTCAGGTCGGAAACGCGGTGCCTCCTCTGCTGGCGCGC from the Planctomycetia bacterium genome contains:
- a CDS encoding RusA family crossover junction endodeoxyribonuclease, producing the protein MEEVTRVYELPYPPSVNHYWRRVGWRTLISREGRRYRRDVVALLAASRARPMRGALIVRVKVFPPDGRRRDLDNLQKALLDALERGGAFADDSQVARLEVERADIVPGGKVIVEIAERT
- a CDS encoding DEAD/DEAH box helicase family protein codes for the protein MELRPYQRQAVEAVYDFLRTRDDNPCVVIPTAGGKTPVMATICRDAVQLWEGRVLILAHVRELLEQAAEKLHLVAPDLPVGIYSAGLKRRDLGYAVTIAGIQSIYEKACDVGTVDLVIVDEAHLIPPDGEGMYRTFLTDARKINPQLRVIGMTATPFRMKSGMICAPENILNAACFEIGVRELIVQGFLCPLRTKAGTQRPDYDQLHVRGGEYVAGEVEDLMDEDNLVLSACREIVEHTQGRKSVLIFASGVRHGQHVCRVMVERHQVECGFVCGETLPFERDNLLKRFRDGALKYLCNVNVLTTGFDAPNIDCVAMVRPTLSPGLYYQMVGRGFRLHPGKADCLILDFGGNVLRHGPVDQLRVSPSANGNGEAPAKECPQCHAIIAAGYANCPECGHEFPDRNHRKHEATASSEGILSDQTTRTEHDVTDAFYSVHIKRGAPPDAPRTMRVDYRVGFNEYVSEWVCFEHTGFARQKAEQWWARRSNEPVPANADEAVELADAGALTPTSEITVERKAGEKFDRVVAYRLGEKPPRLDSEEGLPEEIPVVENEEVPF
- a CDS encoding DUF3987 domain-containing protein, producing the protein MIDAPRVAPTIRRFLELLFQPGDVFEVRVPDCRERRDARYAFTCSGYFTFETMDAAVAGIVELDRSAIAPGIYVTINPVAPALLARAANRIKPRARETTQDKDILRRCWLLIDVDPGRPAGVSATEAELALAHTRARAITEYLASATWPVPILAMSGNGYHLLYHIDLPADDGGLVKGVLAALADRFSDDVVVVDRAVHNPARIVKVIGTVSRKGDELRGAAGQDDRPHRRSEFVEVPEQLVAVPEELLRAVANAKDGSDDAARANVAAPVANVGGDNGRFDCTPAGVRAWLEARRVTVKGERRNGDKTLLLLERCPINPEIVSNGGSDIAVMVGDDGMLAYCNKHNRGQAYTWHDLRRALDPEYEARAADDGSVDLSAFGVSAHDAPPASAGDTQPIDPGPLPEELLRIPGFVSEVMDFCLETAPYPNLALAFGGALALQAFLAGRKVRDPGDNRTNIYVLALAHSSAGKDAPRKLNTQIINAVGFARCLGERLASGEGVQDALFADPAMLVQTDEIDSMLQSINKSRDARHESMMSTLLTLYSSSNSVYPMRRKAGKEYPGVIDQPCLVIFGTAIPNHYYEALSERMLTNGFFARMLILEASQQRRGQESSIRELPPRITATAKWWAEYRPGAGNLAGCHPAPAIVEQTEDARRVLAETREEADAEYNKAQSAQDAVGTTVWGRVSEQARKLSLIYAVSENHVEPRIGVEAARWASRLVTHQVRRMLFMAAGHVAENPFHADCLRLLKKLREAPDHALPHHVLLKRMKTDAKSFRELIETLVQRGDVVIDAVATEGRTRTVYRLVGNEGEQA
- a CDS encoding ParB N-terminal domain-containing protein, with amino-acid sequence MNIELRPLAAIKPYEKNPRINDAAVDAVAESIRRFGFRQPIVVDADGVIVCGHTRYRAAQKLGLAEVPVHVATDLTPEQIRAYRIADNKTAELAEWNLELLPIELAELKDAGIDWSLLGFDADELAVMLDPGVKPGLTDPDDVPEPPDEAITQPGDLWILRNADGIEHRLVCGDSASAADVDLLLAVDPVKALELPAGSDVKPKLLPIHLINTDPPYNVRVEPRSNNAIAAGLSSFGTPDALTHHQGFDLARRPEIAKPTHAKLRPKDRPLANDFVSDAEFDRLLHAWFGNIARVLALGRGFYIWGGYANCGNYPPVLKACELYFSQAIIWVKEHPVLTRKDFMGNHEWCFYGWKEGAAHRYFGPNNAVGVWPTNRPAYKPGQSHELRYLPACASHADRPQPPRRSSPKKKSLQRPKNLDNWGGGGGGTMAGRSAPGSWPGARAGGALSSQNASHY
- a CDS encoding SUMF1/EgtB/PvdO family nonheme iron enzyme; protein product: MKGIMRLLAAVVVCAGAAGARASIVIDTVPVGNAGNAGDTRYDVGGYGAVGYAFNMGKFEVTAGQYTAFLNAVAATDTYGLYNTDMGSFPNLGANIQRSGSSGSYTYSVAADWANRPVNYVSWGDAARFANWLHNGQPTGAQGLSTTEDGSYFLNGATSNAALMAVTRKPNATWVIPSEDEWYKAAYHKNDGVTGNYWDYPTGTNAVPNNGNPGGDTGNSANFYDGDSTIGGPYWRTNAGFLGLSDSPYGTFDQGGNVWEWNEANLFGSSRGFRGGSFNANDLYLHASYRNGNNPTVEYYSIGFRVSEVPEPGSLAMLAFAGVGMLVRRRGLGR
- the avd gene encoding diversity-generating retroelement protein Avd yields the protein MRTRRISEDSRNEPPVLLVKWYDVTKWLLERVDNFPKNQRFIFGQRIADRTLNVLEVLVEAAYSARKVDLLARANRHIEVLRWLIRMATDRKLLTPRQYEYCCMGLNECGRMVGGWWKQAAAKERNAYAPREEPL
- a CDS encoding RNA-dependent DNA polymerase; this encodes MHRVKNLFEQVCSMRNLHLAAREALRGKRTRLPGARFFGEQEKELAALHEELSSGTYRHGADRYFWIHDPKERLVAAAPFRDRVVHHAIVRVIEPIFEKRFIEDSYACRTGKGTHAAMRRALHFARGHRYALKCDVLKFFPSVDQQVLLGLVGRVIADREVLELLGRVLASHADAEFPEWRPRGGLFDYEIRRTGLPIGNLTSQFLANVYLNPLDHFVKHELRVKGYVRYMDDFLLFGDARAALKGCGARIKDKLSEMCLRMHPDKYRLLPTDKGVDFAGFVVFADGRVRVRSSSVRRFDRRYRRMLWEVNRKRRVPADLTMRVRAWGAHVAHAQSYGLRADVLGRRRKALCG
- a CDS encoding phage terminase large subunit family protein, translated to MTRERILAGAILGLAGPGRKIAGLMTLTVVRPDDLADRILDRDKHPQWQGERTKMVYAWPTNEALWARYAELWREGMRADRGIADATEFYRANREAMDEGAVVAWPQRHHPDELSAIQHAVNLKLDRGEAAFWAEYQNEPLPEEQVDDDLLTADQIAAKVNGLKRGEVPLGATALTMFIDVQGKALFWLVAAWEDDFTGYVIDYGTEPEQKEAYFTLRDIRRTLTSTASRAGLEGAIYAGLERLCDRTLGREWRRDAEGDQGGSPKAVVRIDRCLIDANWGSSSDVVYQFCRQSQYASVVMPSHGRYVGASSIPFSEYRRKRGDRVGLNWRIPVITGKRATRHVVFDTNYWKSFVHARLAVPMGDPGCLSLYGRKPEAHRLIAEHLTAEYRVKTEGRGRTVDEWKLRVAQSRRSP